The DNA sequence gtgtatgtgtgtgtatactaTATATgaaatgtgtatatatgtatgtgtgtatatatatgtgtgtgtgtatgtatgtatatatatatatatactgtatatatacgtgtgtgtgtgtgtatgtagtcAAGGGAGGCTAGGTAGTCACTTAGCATTCGTAGCATGTGTATAAATCCAAGTACTTAATTTGCTGAGGTGTGTCAGATGTGAACATGAAGCAGTGAAGCGGGACCGCGGCTTATTCCCAACACTGCCGCCGACGTTCTCCCCTGATAACTGCCTATAGTATTAATATTTCATTAGCACAAATGAGATTGATCTCGTGTGTTAACTGCCGTATGAGAAAGGGGGAGTGGTGGCAAAGCAgatgaggaggggggggagtAAAGGAGGCGagcaaaaaaaagagaggcATGAAGAGGAATGGCCAATGGAGTCGAGCGAGGCTCGCGGCTCAGCCTGGCTTTTGATATGAACCTGCCGTGCCGAGGGGGGTTTGGGGGTGGGCGGTCGGAGCTCACGTGGAGACCTGTGGCCGAGTATGGCCATCCCGAGCGGCGGCCGCCATCAGTCAGCCTGTCAAACGCAGGTAGCTCCTCCGCGAATAGCGAGCGCCGAGGGGAGCGGGAATCGGCGcgcgggagggggcgggggagaTCACTTAGATCAGCGAGGAGACGAGAAGCTCGCTGTTACTCTGGCAGAGTCATCCAGAGAGGAGTGCGAGACGAGTGCCCGTGACCTGCCTGGACTGCGGGAAGTATCTGGTCCATCGCTTCGGCCCTCGGGACTTTTCTTATCAACGGCGGCCAAGTGGAGAGCTCATTAATGATTTCTCTATCTCTCTGCCGCTGCTTTGCAGGAGTGGTGCCTGCCAAGAGGAGTCCAAAACTGGTGGTGAGTGTGACCCTTTGCAGATATTCTGTCTGTGTGCAAGATCTGACATGGAAATATTTCTCGCAGCTTTCCCATTTCTTCTTTGTCCTGTCACCGCCGCTCCTCTTCTTTGATTCTTTTGCCGTATCGCCTCCCTGTTCTGTTCCGTCCTCGCCGCTCCACTCAAGTCGTGCAAAGCCTTCTTTGAATTGTTCAGTAGTGGCCAGCTGTGTGTTTCTAATCCTGCTGGATGGGAGAGAAGCCCGATGCAAAGAGAAAAAAGACTTGCTGGGATCAGCCAAAGTTAGCGTGGGCGGAAACGCGTATCTAGctcagggagggggtgggggcatTAGGTCAACCATGGGATGAAAGTTCTGCCAATCATTTTTACTAATACACTAATCCATCTTCTGTACCAAAATAGGTGCAAAAAAATGTTAGTAATATAATAAATTGAATTTTGCTTTAGAAGAGTTAGAGCCAAGtgggccccttttttttttttgtggggcttTGAGCTTAACTTTTgcagatcaaaaaaaaaaaaagaaattttaaCGCTTACCGTGCAAAATTTTAGGCCAAGCACTCTGCTCACTTCATGACGATAAGTGGTTGCACCCAtgtggaaattaaaaaaataataataattaaaaaatattaattacGCTGTCATTGATTACAATCTGgaaatcacctttttttttttttttttttaatctttaccACACCCTTAACAACTAGATTGACACCTGAGTCAAAAATCTTTGGTAAGTCTGTCACAAAAAGACTTTTAAGAGGTCTCACCCATGAATGATTTTAGTCACCGTGTGAAGAATTGACGTTTGAGAGATGTCATTCGTCTTTCTACAATTAGGCTTTTACAATGCGGCCAGCCTTGAGAAAAAGCTCTCCCACCTTAGAGTTTCAACTGTTTTTGTCTCGCAACCAtggcaaccatttttttttttttactgtcgaCACTCCGAGCGAAAGACACTTAAGCGCCGACGCCGAAAAAGAACCAGCCTTGAACACCGCCACCTTTCCCACCCACTACATTTGCACTCTCAAACTGACGCACTTTGCCCCCAAACGCCTCAGCGACTTCTCTTTTTCTCGTCCTCTCTTCTCCAATTCAGCACCAGCTCGAGAGGAAAGATAGCCAGAGCAGCTCCCAGCACAGCGTGTGCAGCCACCGCAGCACGCACACGGACTCTCCCGGCCACGCCATGCCCGGTGAGGTTGCCGTGCCGACCCCCGCCGCCCCCACCCAGCCGCTGCCGGGCTTGCCCCCTCTGGACCCGGCGGACGGCACCCTCACCCTCCAGAAGAAGCCGGACCCCTTTAAGATCTGGGCTCAGTCGAGGAGCATGTACGAGAGCAGACGTGAGTGTCAATATTTATGCCATCGAGTTAAGCGTGCTCCATATTTTGAGTGCGCTTAACAAATTATTGTCGAGTGAATCATTTGTGTGGAAGAGTCAGTGAGTCACTCGGGCACATTATTGTaagggtgtgtgtgggtgtgtgattAGAACAGCAGTTCTTCTCGTTGTATATCGTTTTTTTCTGAAATCAAAGCTAAATTGGACATTTATTgtgcaaaagtcaaagtctcacttTTGCTATTCAATATGTGTGAATGGAAACGACTCCTTTTGGAGCCTTGAACTGGGCTACCATGACGACAACGATGTTCCAGTTCGACATCAACATCACGAATCAACCGGCCTCAAGATAATCTCGCCCAATAACGATCCAAATAATTTACCTTTTAAAAAGTCGTTCTTGCCGCACAAAAAGGTCCTGAGCGTTTTTGGCCTCATCAGTTCTGAAATGGGGACCCCTCAATCCACATCCATTTGATGTGATTGCATTATTCGCTCACGGATCCCGCAGTCGACGTGAGCAGTAGTGCAAGCGGGGGCGCTTAATAATCATGGCTGCCTGTGGAATCTAGGACTGCTGCTGATTAAATATTAACCGGGCCCAGAAAGGCCCGCTTTAAGCTGCTGCTGATTAATATACGTGTGTTTGATAACCCCTGGAGGAGATCCAGAGTCATGTGGGGAGCGATGAGAAACTAGAAAGACACAAAGAgattgccaaagaggcctaattCTGTCTGTGTGTTCAGAGTTCATACTCAAGTAGGAGAATtgtcccccctaaaaaaaaagtgaggtaAAATTGATGTCGATATTAAAAACAGCGAGAATGACggaaagacaaaaagaaattcGTCGTAGTTTCCTTCGAAGGGCTATTATGACGTTCGACGTCTTAcattataggctacacaacaagctgatggataattagttttgaagaactgttgaaatttttaaaaagatgaatgctaataaaaattgctagaaaaagtgaagacaaattgcaattatagtattgacacaatttgtctttgcgggccaaataTAATGACACTACGGGCCagatttggcccacgggccttgagtttgacatcgcTGATGCTGAGCAAGAGATCGGACGAGCCAACAAGCTAAAGCTAATGCCTTCGACGACGCTAACATGATGTAGCGGCAATGCGGACCAGAGGAAATCGTAAATCAGAATCTCAATGACCTCATGTGGTCAGCGGAGGCTTGCGATTTGCCGTTGTAAGGAAATTGTTCTTAGTGATCCGTCACATCTGCGAGTGTGACAAGGTCACAGCCAGTGAGTTTGCATGCTCATCCACTCTTTGCTCAATGAGGCGAGGAGCAGCTGTTGgtcccgcccgcccgtccgcccTCCCGCAATCCCAAGCAGACACGCTTTGTTGATCAATAATTGCACAAACAACCGTGGATGTGTGTTAATTAAACCAAATGGAAGTCAGACGCTATCAATTGCTACTAAATGCATTCGGTGATTACCGTAAAGGCAAACTGGTcaatgttgtgcgtctttcgggcACATTTTCATGATTGCTTTTTGTCGTTGTAATTCAGTGCCGGACTGCCAGGAGCAGGACATTTTCCTTTGGCGAAAGGATACGGGCTTCGGTTTCCGGATTCTTGGGGGAAATGAGCCTGGGGAGCCGGTAAGTATTTCTGGATGTTGCAGTTTTTTGCGTGGCGCAATTCCTTAACGCGGATTTGTTGCAGATCTACATCGGTCACATCGTGAAGTACGGCGCAGCGGACGAGGACGGACGCCTGCGGTCGGGCGACGAGCTAATCTGCGTGGACGGCACGGCGGTGGTGGGCAAGTCTCATCAGTTGGTGGTGCAGCTGATGCAGCAGGCGGCTAAGCAGGGTCACGTCAACCTCACGGTCCGACGTAAGACGCCCGGATTCCCAGGTGGGCATTTTCAAAAGGCTCGACTCCCCCGAGAGCAGCCGCCTTATTTGGCTTTGTCATTAGTTTCCAAAGGGGAAGGCGACATCCCGCCATCGCCGGCCTCCTCCCACCACAGCAGCACTCAAGCGCCCAGCCTGACGGAAGGCAAGCGGACCCCGCAAGGAAGCCAGAACTCTCTCAACACGGTCAGCTCGGGCAGCGGCTCCACCAGCGGCATCGGCAGCGGCGGGGGAGGCGGCAGCGGGAGCGCCGTGGTTCCCGCTTCTCTGCAGCCGTACGACGTGGAGATCCAACGCGGAGAAAACGAAGGCTTCGGCTTCGTCATCGTGTCCTCCGTTTCTAGGCCCGACGCGGGCACTACCTTTGGTGAGTGAATCCAATTAAGCCAATTAAAGGTGTCATGATTTGACTTTAATCTGCTTTCGGGCATCTCTCGGAAAATCATTACTCTGTGATTCATCATCATTATGCACCAGTTACTTCAAAGCTGCCATATTTGGGTCTgtgagctatttttatttttttttccccgcctgCTTAATTCAGCAAAGAGGCGCTGCCTCCGTTGTGGTTTTTTTGACCGGTGTTCGCTTAATACCAAGGTCACCGACCCCGCTATCATGAGCTTAGGGATTTAGAAATGAGCGGCGCTCATTCCGACAGGATCAGGCCGGCTGCGGCTTTATCGTAAACATCATCACGGCCGATTCCCAGACCTCACAGCTGCGTTCACTTTCGGCCGTCAACAACAAAAATTGCAACGATCAAAAGATGCTCAGCCCGGTGATGAGCTTATTCCTCCGacaaatttgatttgatttaccTTCGTGTGCCCAAAGTCACACCAAGGTCTTTGCCAGAAAGATGGCATCGAAGGTTCTCACGGGACGATGATGTTACTTaacaaaaaaggggggggggggggggtcgtcaaCAAACCCGTCTTAATACCACCAAAGCCTTAGAGGCTTTTTGGTTTTGCCGTCTTCTCGCTCCAGTGTTCATGTGCTGGCGCTTGACACATTCCCGATAGAATTACCAGTCGAGATATAAAAATAACGTTAAAAACGAATAGATTTTACGAGGCGTCGTTCTTCAGAGGTAACAACGAAGCGTAAATCATCGTCACCTTGTGACCCGGATGTGGTGTTAAATCCTGCCATGTCCCGTGAGGTAGCTGGACGGAGTGACACGATACAAATGTCAAAAGAATGAAGGATGGAGGAATTGAATAACCCTGTGAGACCTTCCACTTGAGATGTTTTTGAGGAGCCTCACAAAATATTTATGGCCCTTGGTGAACGGCAATACATCTTATGATGTCATTGATTCCTGAAATGTGTCGTTTATTTGATTTACATGTCAGACGGATCGCTTGTGGAATCATTTGCATGTACGGGGATTTCATTAGCTTGAACTGATTGCGGGGAATCGAAGATAATTGATAGTTTTCCTGTCTCCCTTTGTCTCTTCTTTTCTCCTTAATCAATATAATCAAtcaacacataaacaaacacattgAAAAGCTGGAAATGCTTGCGTGGCCATGCCTCACAAAATAGGCCGCATCATCGAAGGCAGCCCGGCCGACCGCTGCGGTAAGCTGAAAGTGGGCGATCGGATATTGGCCGTCAACAGCTGCTCCATCACCAATAAGTCCCACTCGGACATCGTCAACTTGATCAAGGAAGCTGGAAACACCGTCTCGCTCAGGATCATCCCCGGTGATGGTAAGACTTCCAACTTTATTTTGCGATCCCCAAATGAGACATTGTTTCAAACTTGTTGTCTTTTTGATCCCCGCCCAGAGTCTTCCAATGCTTCTCTGCTGACCAATGCTGAGAAGATCGCTACTatcaccaccacacacactcctcAACAGTCCAAAGAGTCTCGGTGGGTGCACATAGagaatttatatatttatttgatctatttttatttgatctatttttgtttatatttttatctACGTATGTCTATTTTTTATCTAAATACGAAACAatgttttatctatatttattttatttttatctatttttatttgatctatttttatttgtatctttttttgtaaatatttatatctatttttCTAAATACTAAATGTTTtatctgtatttattttatctgtttttattttatctgtttttattttatctatttttgtttatatttttatctATGTCTATTTTTTATCTAAATACTAAACAAtgctttatctatatttattttatttttactttatttttatttgatctatttttatttgtatctatttttgtaaatatttatcTATATCTATTTTTCTAAATACTAAATGTTTTATCtatattttatctatttttattttatctgtttttgtttacatttttatccatatttttttttctctaaatactaaaaaatgtttcatctatatttatctatatttatgattatattatatttatatatatatatatatttcttgtAAATCCTAAACACTGTTGCCATGGTTTTGAAGGAATAATTCCAAGTCGAAAGgagttcctcctcctccacctacaCAAACATCACAGGTGAGGAATGCTTCACTTATCATCTTtgaaattattgcaacaaaagaaaatgttttgatcTTTTCCCTCCAACTTGCAGGACGAGTTCTACTCGGTGGACCTTGAACGCGACAGCAAAGGTTTTGGTTTTAGCCTGAGGGGAGGACGAGAATACAACATGGACCTTTATGTGTTGAGACTAGCCGAAGACGGAGCTGCTGTCAGGAATGGCAAGATGCGGGTATGAAAAGTTAGcctagcattttttattttatttttttccatccgCTCGTCGTCATCGCTCACAAAGAGAAAATTGCTCTTTCCAAGGTGGGAGACGAAATCTTGGAGATTAACGGCGAGAGCACAAAGAACATGAAGCATTCACGTGCCATTGAACTGATCAAGAACGGAGGGCGCTGGGCACGGCTCGTTCTGAAACGCGGGGACGGATCTGTACCCGAGTACGGTAGGTTGACATTTTCCATCAGCTCTCTCAAGTTTCTCACATTGTGAACGATGGCCGACGTGGGCTGAGATCTGAGCTCACTCTGTTGTCTGTCAAACGTTGACCTTCTGATATTAAAGGTCGTATGATGTGAGCATCATGTTCCGTGTGTGGCGTCATTTAGTTTGGacttgattatttattttgaggcaattttatttatatagtgcATTTTATTCACAAGCTATTTCAATTTGTTGTTACAAACTATTATTTAAAGATGACATTTCAGagatttaaaaagcaaaatagagaattttgaataatttttttattttttttaatgctttaaAATAGCTTAATCATAGGTATTGTGGGGAAAACAAATATTCTGGGCCCTACTGTAAGTTATTCAGTGATTTCAAAACCAGTCGGGAGTCGGCGTCAAAGTCTTAGAACTGATTCTGGTTCTGGTCACCACTCGAGCTGTCGCTGTTTGATGCTCTTCTGAGAAAGTCCAGTTAGAAGACCGTGACAGCGTTTAAAACTAGTTTGagactggatgtcaacaaattgGCTTTGTTTAGCGGCTAATATTTTATAGCTGTCCAAAAGTGGTCGTTTCTTCTGATGGATAGTTCCTGTCATTGTTTCTGTCCTCAGGTTGAATTTTTGCCTcaacttttcttcttcttcttgaaaGTGTTATACTGTCTCCTAGTTTGAAATGTAAACCTGCTTCTTGtctctttttatttgtttttctcttctCCTCTCCTTTCTCTGACCTTTCTCTCTTGCCTGGGCTCTTCCCGCTCGCTCTCTCCAGCGATGATGGCTCCTCATCTCGCTGTGGGTACAATGAGGAATGACAAGATGGGAGAGCCTTGTTTCTACCTAATGGGCCAAAATCAAACCACGGTTTGTAGCCAGAAGTCGGTCATGATccccctctccccctccccGTCATCTCTTTTGATTTCTTCCCACAACCTTTATCAGCTCATCCCGACCTGCATCCTTCTTTGTGTCAAGCTTCCTGTCATGTCGTGCCTGGAGTCCAACTTTCCACATTATCGTGGAAAGGAGCAGGACTAACTCGCTCATCAGATGCCGCCGTCATAGCAACTTGGCTAATCTTTCGAACCCGATGAGCGCTGTGTCATTGATAACCCCGCACTCGCCCGCTCTTGTATCTCACCTGCAAGCCCCGGAGGCAAAATGTACTGAAGCCGTGTGGCGCTTCAGTGCAACCTCCATGTCGAGAAGGTTCTCGTGTATCAGTGTGAGCCATTCCGGCTACATGCAAATGAGCACTCGTATGCATGAGTCGCTTTAAATCCCCGCCCAGTGGTTCCGTCGTGTCACTACAGCCGTGTCCCTCTATTgaaccattatttttttttgtcttctccttCAGACGGCAGCAATGACGGGTACCCTCCCACACCCGGGGCACAAAACACTTCGGAAGTGAGAACGCCGCCGGCCAACGGCCGATATCACACCTCATTGGATTCCAGTTATCCACCAGACCTTCACACACCATCACGCCGGGAGGAGGCTGGGCGTGGGCGAGACAGGAACAGGGACAGGGCCGGGTGGGATCAGATGGACTACCAAGCCCGACAGTTTACCCCTCACCTTCACCACACCTGGAATAACAATCACAGCGCCACCCCCAGACAGCCGTCTCCAGATAACAGCACCGGTAGCAGTGGCAACAAGAAGATGCGAGGGCGCAAATTCAAAAAGTCCGAGTCTGAAAGCGGCATCTCCAAGCTCCTGAAGACGCTGAGGAAAGACAACTCGGGGAAGAAGGCCGCGGCCGCCGCGCAGAAACTCAGGGGCCGAGGGCTCTCAAACAGCAGCTCCACTTTGGACGGGAGGTTTCACGCGCAGCGCCGCGGCTCCCTCGACCGCTCGCCGACGCCGAGGCGCAGCTTCTCCCCCGACCGCAGGCGGGCCAAGTCGATGGATCGCAGGGCCGAGCGAGCGCGACGGGATCGTACGCCCGAGCGAGAGCGCGACGACGGCGGGTTCCTCACCCCCGAGCGCAAGTTCTTGGAGCGAAGGCTCCTCAAGGACTCGCCGGCGGAGGCCGCCTCCCCCGCACGCTCCAACAACAGCGCCGAGTCCTCGTCCCTTCCCGGGGTCGGCGCTTACCATCGAGCCGCCAAGAACGGCAACCTGACGCGAGACGCTTCCTCCGAGCAACATCGGGCGAACGGGACGCCGGAGAGACGTTTTCGAACGGAGCGGGACTCTTCCCCCGACAGCAACTACGGGCGAGATGAGCAGAACTATGCGGCGATGGCGGCACCCAGACTCAAAGACTACTACAGCATGATGAAGAACAATGCTGCCCACAACAATGCTGCGTACAACAAGACAGGCCACAACAAGAACACTCTTTGCCAAAGCCCAAAGCAGCTCCCTGAGCCCAAGAGAAAGCTGTACAAAGAATGCCCCAAAGACCTCAGCATCTAGAGCGCAGCCGACCGACCCCCTCACACTGGAACCGGACTCACAAAGACCCCCCCTCTCCCCGATGGTCGCCTTGACTCGTTGTGACCCTCATCCAGAGATTCCTAAAAACAGCAGGAGTACAATCCCATCAGCTTACACTGGTTGTTTTGTCATCGTTGCGTTGCTCATGAACACGTCGTCGTATATAATCCAAGTATTGTCTGTGCCTGCGTATGAAATTGGTGGTTTTGCTTTTTGTCTGCATTGCTGAGTCGAAATGTTTTGCCCCGCCCACCCACGCACACGCTACATGACATGCTTCcagttgtgcttttttttttttttctcaacttttttattttaacgaaCAAATAATAGCACAAATCACCAATGGCTTACAAGAACTGTGAAAAAAATATGATAATGTTCAAAAGTGAAGAAAGTAGAGTGCTGATTTCataaataatttatttctttGGTGTGTCTGATGgctgtttttatttaatttggcACATCTCTTGAGTGAGCGTGGTGAAAtggtaaaaatgtattttggaaACGCATGCTTGACACAATTTTTGTTCCCCAAACCAAGAAATCGGACAGCTTTCTAATTAGCGTGTTGCTAATtaaattcattcaaatcaaataaGATAGAAACAATATCTTAGTTGCTAATGCTAATAATGCTAACTTGGCCAGCATGTGCTATAAAAATGTCCCCTACTTCACAGCAGCCATAGCATGTTCTTGAAATAAAATTGCAAGATCTAATCACAAAGCCCATTTCAGATGAGAATACATGAATTGCTTTTTGTGATTCCGAGCACAGGAGACGACCAAACTGCCATGCTGAGCCACAATTGTCACCGCACTGGAGTCTGACTGCTGTTTTTCAACgtgttcactgttttgttttgtttgtcaacAAATTGCATCGGCTACTGAAGGCACACTTAATTACGACACAAGACCGAAGCTCTCGAGAAGGTCGAGCTCTTGGTTTTACGTTTCCTTTCCCGGCTAAAGCATGGTTCTATTCTTCAGTACATGACCACTGTCGTCcacacaaaaagaagaaaaaaaaatctatttttttttatgttcacctttttgggccatctcctgtaaAGATTTTTCCTATGTGATGATGAGGAACCTGTGGAGGAATAAAAATGTTGCCTTTTACATGTACAAAAGAGAAATTTATGAAGAACGTGATCATGTGTTTTTAATCTCTGAATGGACCTGATGATTTATGGGAACTATGTTGATTTACTCTGGATCAGGTATGTAAAGACCTTTTCGAATGAGCGCTCAAgctatttgtttgtttgaatcTCTCGATGGTTAGCCTGCCTTTGTATTATAGAGCACTTGTATGCAGTCTGTGTTTCTTCAAACATTATTTCTTCTAATGTGCTCCAGACTGTGGATGTGTTGATAAGAGCAGTAAATGTATAtgggccattttttttctttttttttttataaaactatgcatatataaatatgacaTTGTTCATAGCTTTATTTGATCCGTGTAGCTATACATAACATTAGTCTAAGTACAAGTAGATGTTGACTTATCCAGCTTCTTTCCTTGAGATGGATTACACTGTATATGTAGCTATCAAAAGAAGTCTGTGAATGCTATTTTTATTATCAAAATAAAGTTTTCCATACAAATTCATAGAGACTTCGTCatactctatttttttttttttgcaaatctgtATTCCAGACTAGATTCGTTTCTATAGTGGTTGCTATGGCAACACCTGAAGGTCATAACACTCCCAACTTGGCACTCTGCCAAACTCAGGAAACTTGAATTAGAATCACATTAACACCTGCTCGTTAGTTTTATAATATTCTAATTATTAAACCGATTTAGATATTCATGGCCTCGGTCATTTTATCCTGAACGTCTTTGGCGAGTGTCACCTTTCTTTTAATCACATCAATCCTCGTCGTGATAAGTGCTGTTGAGTCATGTACTGTATTATGATTAACAATAAATAATCCCCCTCCCCTACCCCCACCAGCCAGAACAAATTCTCTAAGTCCAAGGTgaccagtgacgtgcggtgaggttcattacTGGAGGGGCACTGaggcccccccccacacacacacacatactgatcttttttttttttttttttttaatacatcaaataatcaaaaatcatggtcaaagcttcacggaaagctgattggctgtttgatctgtgatgtaattcggacactccattaggtacaccgccattttcaggtgtacctaataaaaggccacttgacacctgtgacctttgaccatgatatttccctaataaagtggcctgttattgggtacacttgaaaatggcggtgtacctaatggagtgtccgtgtgattccctcgttaagtgcaggtgcgtgaaaacttttagctccttttggacgtgaaagaagctaaaacttttcacgcacctgcgcttaacgagggtcacttggaaaacctgttggaacgcggccccgaggactagagcttgacacttgtgacctttgaccatgatgtttccctaataaagtggcctgttattgggtacacttgaaaatggcggtgtacctaatggagtgtccgtgtgattccctcgttaagtgcaggtgcgtgaaaacttttagctccttttgaacgtgaaagaagctaaaacttttcacgcacctgcgcttaacgagggtcacttggaaaacatgttggaacgcggcctcgaggactagagcttgacacttgtgacctttgaccataatatttccctaataaagtggcctgttattgggtactcttgaaaatggcggtgtacctaatggagtgtccatttgattccctcgttaagtgcaggtgcgtgaaatcttttagctccttttgaacgtgaaagaagctaaaagttttcacgcacctgcgcttaacgagggtcacttggaaaacatgttggaacgcggccccgaggactagagcttgacacttgtgacctttgaccatgatatttccctaataaagtggcctgttattgggtactcttgaaaatggcggtgtacctaatgaagtgtctgtgtgattccctcgttaagtgcaggtgcgtgaaaacttttagctccttttgaacgtgaaagaagctaaaacttttcacgcacctgcgcttaacgagggtcacttggaaaacatgttggaacgcggccccaaggactagagcttgacacttgtgatctttgaccatgatatttccctaataaagtggcctgttattgggtactcttgaaaatggcggtgtacctaatggagtgtctgtgtgattccctcgttaagtgcaggtgcgtgaaaacttttagctccttttgaacgtgaaagaagctaaaacttttcccgcacctgcgcttaacgagggtcacttggaaaacatattggaacgtggcccttcgaggactggaggttgagacccctggtttaagtgaaaagtgccccacccgccctcacccccactttctgattggctgtttgatctgtgacgtcacacggacactccattaggtacaccgccattttcaggtgttcctaataacaggccatttcattagggaaaaaatcatggtcaaagcttaaatgaaagtaaaaagtgccacaaccgccctcacccccactttctgattggctgttttatctgtgacgtcattcagACACTCTATTAGGTGCACCGCCATCTTCAGGTTCGTTCGCGAAGATTCATGAGACAGCGGTGAtattgatgtttttattttgtatttgttggattgtagttgatggtgttattataccgaatgtgtttgtgtttgaataaaaggttgaaaaaaaaaatccgttatgctgacatttgttattttgggggacaccaactcatataacaacgtaaa is a window from the Syngnathus scovelli strain Florida chromosome 2, RoL_Ssco_1.2, whole genome shotgun sequence genome containing:
- the LOC125988226 gene encoding membrane-associated guanylate kinase, WW and PDZ domain-containing protein 1 isoform X7, producing the protein MAKVIQKKNHWITKVNECVIVRDAYGQLNVELRGGAEHGQFAHIGHIREDAVLYQGGKLNEGELILEVEGLPVSGLPLYDILTVITCTKGPIIFKTVRQGNKLNKDLKHYLSLRFQKSSPDHDLQKTIRANLYRYAVPCTTRAPRDGEVPGVDYNFLSVDDFLELEESGTLLEIGTYEGNYYGTPKPPRQPVIGTVILRDAGSRQSTPKRTKSYNDMQSVRVVPADDDDDNQASEMNNAFTGNPSDQDESRGGGGGGILRPYPARDNAPSCGLNNAAISTADSGQQTLAEPQVSPEDALGPLPENWEMAYTENGELYFIDHNTKTTSWLDPRCRDKASRPLEECDDDEGIHTEDLESDLELPPGWERIDDPVYGIYYVDHINRKTQYENPVVEARHRKILQEQQPQPPEGERYIREWIEEHSSAAAPLVNYVPNHLETYRDPQVPPTLPPVPTGAKRGKPFFTRNPAELKGTFINTKLKKSRRGFGFTVVGGDEPDEFLQIKSLVLDGPAAVDGKMETGDVIVSVNDTIVLGYTHAQVVKIFQSIPIGSMVDLALCRGYPLPFDPDDPNTSLVTSVAISDKEPIIVNGQEPFDSPSNPSGPLNGQREPRAHSPSAEALSNSLHGYSSDVVTLASSIATQPELITIHMEKGDKGFGFTIADSLTGGGQRVKQIVDYPRCRGLKEGDILMEVNKRNVQNMSHNQVVDLLSKCPRGSEVTMLVQRGVVPAKRSPKLVHQLERKDSQSSSQHSVCSHRSTHTDSPGHAMPGEVAVPTPAAPTQPLPGLPPLDPADGTLTLQKKPDPFKIWAQSRSMYESRLPDCQEQDIFLWRKDTGFGFRILGGNEPGEPIYIGHIVKYGAADEDGRLRSGDELICVDGTAVVGKSHQLVVQLMQQAAKQGHVNLTVRRKTPGFPVSKGEGDIPPSPASSHHSSTQAPSLTEGKRTPQGSQNSLNTVSSGSGSTSGIGSGGGGGSGSAVVPASLQPYDVEIQRGENEGFGFVIVSSVSRPDAGTTFAGNACVAMPHKIGRIIEGSPADRCGKLKVGDRILAVNSCSITNKSHSDIVNLIKEAGNTVSLRIIPGDESSNASLLTNAEKIATITTTHTPQQSKESRNNSKSKGVPPPPPTQTSQDEFYSVDLERDSKGFGFSLRGGREYNMDLYVLRLAEDGAAVRNGKMRVGDEILEINGESTKNMKHSRAIELIKNGGRWARLVLKRGDGSVPEYDGSNDGYPPTPGAQNTSEVRTPPANGRYHTSLDSSYPPDLHTPSRREEAGRGRDRNRDRAGWDQMDYQARQFTPHLHHTWNNNHSATPRQPSPDNSTGSSGNKKMRGRKFKKSESESGISKLLKTLRKDNSGKKAAAAAQKLRGRGLSNSSSTLDGRFHAQRRGSLDRSPTPRRSFSPDRRRAKSMDRRAERARRDRTPERERDDGGFLTPERKFLERRLLKDSPAEAASPARSNNSAESSSLPGVGAYHRAAKNGNLTRDASSEQHRANGTPERRFRTERDSSPDSNYGRDEQNYAAMAAPRLKDYYSMMKNNAAHNNAAYNKTGHNKNTLCQSPKQLPEPKRKLYKECPKDLSI